In Diadema setosum chromosome 7, eeDiaSeto1, whole genome shotgun sequence, the DNA window TTCACagcaccccccaccccccccccccccactcccagCGGCCTGCATAGGACTgaatcatgttgttgttgttgttgttcttttggattgtggagctctctgccgggtggacaatttgctccaaaaaaattattattcagATATGCCTTAAATTAATTATGAAAACCTAAAATACTTtaaattatttacaaaaaacctaattacatttatttttatatttacaatgatatatatacacCGGAAGGAAAGGGGACAGGGTTCCGGAAATCATGTTGTCCATCGTTGTCGAGCTTTTATGGGTCGGATTCCATGAGAGTCGAGTTGTTATGGCCCGTGGGACAGCTGCACATGGTTCActgcacagtaggcctacatggcgTTGTGTTGCATGCCCGATGCACTCGTCTCGTAGATCGTCGCCGTGAGATCGGCGACCTAACCCATGTCGGGCCATGTGGAACCAGGAAGGTGGAAAACGTAGAGATTCCAGTTGTATATCATGTTATAGGTAGTGATATTGCCACGCATGCTTCATGAGTTACTGTGAGCTCGAGTACATTTGGTGAAGGGACAGAAAACTTCAGTTTACTCAGCTCAGTCCGACATATCCGTAAACGTGTTAGGGTACGGTAAGTGTTAAAAACCCGTAAATTTAAACTTTGACAAAGTTTGCAATGAATGATGCGTTGAGTCCATATAGCATGTATAGAGTACCGGTAACATGAATTAATTTATTTGGGTTGAGTTCAAAATGTCATGTAGTATTTACGGATATATTTACCATAGGGAATTACGGGGGAagaaaaacccacaaaaacatTCAGTTAGCACTGGTTAGTTGCCAGTGAGTGAGTTTTAGCTGGAGCAGTGGAGGTAATCAAAGACGTGTTTTGATATTGATTGAGGCTGCATATCCAAACCACCACGCCCACGGCTATGACCTGTGTATTAGTCCGACCAGATGCCGTGCGAAgctatttatacagcgactgggctgtgtatagttatttgTGAATGTGATGCAGCATGCAGTGACGTCAGTTGTTGTCCATGTCCAGTAATCAAGTGCATGACGGAAAATCTTCATGCAAATCCTCCAtgcattcaaaatatttcagcTGAAGTGATATCAAATATTGGCAGCACAGAACAATTTAGGCCGTTGGAGACTTGTGAACTCTTGTAAGTTGTAGAGTCTGTGGCTACTACACATTCCGTTTTGTAGTTTGGTGTTAACTTCTTTCGGAAGTAAAACTACTGTAAATTtggaaaagattttattttgggtaggggagcggaaatacagtgtataagtaggtaataatttgaatatggTGAGTACACTTAATGATGCCACTAAAGCAGGTGAATGTTTGAATTGCTATATTGTTGTTATGTACACCCTTTTTATACTTTCTATTGACAGAAATGCTACAGAGAGTCTGTTGACTGTAATCATGCAGATCACGATACTGCGATGTCTGACCATTACACGAGGCACCAGCCTCGCAGGAATAACAAGACAACTATCCATAGCAGGAAGGTCACAAGTGATATCTTGCAAATCATTACAGGACACGTTAAACCCCAAAGTTGGGTGTTTAATTCCAAGGACGTGTGTGCTGGATCAGATCTCAAGCCAAAACTTGATGCGATGCCAACCTGCATCAACTCTTTTCATGAGGCACCAACAGAAGCAGAATGGTGTCCCCTCCCAAGAAACTCTTCCAGAATTCATCCCCTTCTACCGCCTCCCTTCCATCGTTGGGTTGCGGGTACTATCTAGAGTCAAGATCGCCCAGACCTGTCTCACTCTTGCAATACTCCCGCCACTCGGCTACTATCACTCTCTTGGTGTGGTAGCAACTTGGCAGTTGCAGTTTTGTGTTGGCACAGCAACATTTGCCCTCTTTATGCTATATGCCATGAGCTTCTACCTTCGCAGAGTAATCGGAGCAATGTACATGCACAAAAAAGGACATGTCATCAAAGTGTCGCACCTGAGTTTCTGGGGCACCCGACAGGATCTCCTGGTTCCAGTGAACGATATTGTTCCTCTCGGTGAAGGGGGCAATAAAGACGGAGAAATTGTGAAAAAACTTGAACGATACAGCACCAAACAGACATTGTATTACACCTTGCGATATGGACGTGTGATCAATCCAGAAGCATTTGAAGAGGCATTTGGGACTGATATTGTCACTAATCCTGTTCGAGAGAAGGTCTCATGAAGGACTGACTCTCCATCTGTTTGGTGTTTTGATTCCTTATCAATTAAATGTagcaacaaaaattaaaaaaaaaaagctgctgaaaaaatGCTGACTTAATCAATAGTGGTGAGCCAATGGAGtcaaatggagtcaaaaggggcctgagcttttgataCTAGCAGAATCTGAACCAGAGGCGAAATGACAAACTAgtagggaaagcaatcacataattGTAAGGATTACACACAACAAGCACAGTCAAGGGAGGGCtatagggacacagaacaaagaaaacaaaaggggtgGGTTAGAAGTTAGGGGCTGGTAGCCAAACGGGTAAGGGAGGGGATTAATGCAAGGGgatgaacaaacaaaatgcagaGGTGGGCCAGCGAAGATCCCAAGGGTCATAGGAGACAACCTGTGAAGGATaaagatgaatagggaggcaacatcaaaaaaagataaggaacaacagaaGGATGAAGAataggaaaagagtgaaatggCAACAATATCAACTATTTGTGTAATGACCAGTTGATGCTTTTATGTGCCAAAGCCTCTCCATTCATCAGCAAGTGTGAATGATGTGAGTCTCACAAGTACAGTATTTGTTCCTCATCTTGATGGGACCATGATG includes these proteins:
- the LOC140230728 gene encoding transmembrane protein 186-like — its product is MQITILRCLTITRGTSLAGITRQLSIAGRSQVISCKSLQDTLNPKVGCLIPRTCVLDQISSQNLMRCQPASTLFMRHQQKQNGVPSQETLPEFIPFYRLPSIVGLRVLSRVKIAQTCLTLAILPPLGYYHSLGVVATWQLQFCVGTATFALFMLYAMSFYLRRVIGAMYMHKKGHVIKVSHLSFWGTRQDLLVPVNDIVPLGEGGNKDGEIVKKLERYSTKQTLYYTLRYGRVINPEAFEEAFGTDIVTNPVREKVS